The following coding sequences are from one Cystobacter fuscus DSM 2262 window:
- a CDS encoding cupin domain-containing protein has translation MRTVFLLALLCVGVGCARVPTRPVRYVVDGARAPTFRIAQGKGTALLLLNEETGARAASMGVLELQGGSTVPEHVHVDSVEMIYVEEGGAEMTIEGQAMSVRQGDAVYIPAGLRHSVRVAESTPRFRSVQVYVGPGPEARFRQGEPVTPAVSP, from the coding sequence ATGCGTACCGTGTTCCTGTTGGCCCTGTTGTGTGTCGGCGTGGGCTGTGCCCGCGTCCCCACCCGGCCCGTGCGCTACGTGGTGGACGGCGCGCGGGCTCCCACCTTCCGCATCGCCCAGGGCAAGGGCACCGCGCTCCTGCTGCTCAACGAGGAGACCGGCGCCCGTGCCGCCTCGATGGGCGTGTTGGAGCTCCAGGGGGGAAGCACGGTGCCCGAGCACGTCCACGTGGACAGTGTGGAGATGATCTACGTGGAGGAGGGCGGGGCGGAGATGACCATCGAGGGGCAGGCGATGTCCGTGCGTCAGGGCGACGCCGTCTACATCCCCGCGGGCCTGCGCCACTCGGTCCGGGTGGCCGAGAGCACGCCGCGCTTCCGCTCCGTGCAGGTGTACGTGGGCCCGGGCCCGGAGGCGCGCTTCCGCCAGGGCGAGCCCGTGACGCCCGCTGTCTCTCCGTAG
- a CDS encoding cytochrome c: MKTTSFRVPLMLVGVLSAGFVFHASAAEPEPQKAAPSKKPKAEKPKAEAANKESPPSSLGKPDYLPEQARSLLRQKMERHGQDARDLMYGVTLLQYDVARAAAKHISAEPRIIRPLPGGEADLNALLPERFFVLQDEARLRARAVSEAAEKRDDQALAESYGRLVETCVACHSTYLNHR; encoded by the coding sequence ATGAAGACCACTTCTTTTCGCGTCCCCCTCATGCTCGTGGGCGTCCTGTCCGCGGGCTTTGTCTTCCACGCCTCCGCCGCGGAGCCCGAGCCCCAGAAGGCCGCTCCCTCCAAGAAGCCCAAGGCCGAGAAGCCCAAGGCCGAGGCGGCCAACAAGGAGTCGCCTCCCTCCTCGTTGGGCAAGCCGGACTATCTGCCCGAGCAGGCCCGGTCCCTGCTGCGCCAGAAGATGGAGCGCCATGGGCAGGACGCGCGCGACCTCATGTATGGCGTGACGTTGCTCCAGTACGACGTCGCGCGCGCCGCGGCCAAACACATCTCCGCCGAGCCCCGGATCATCCGGCCCCTGCCCGGCGGTGAGGCGGATCTCAACGCGCTCCTGCCCGAGCGTTTCTTCGTGCTCCAGGACGAGGCCCGCCTGCGCGCTCGCGCCGTGAGCGAGGCCGCGGAGAAGCGGGACGACCAGGCGCTCGCGGAGAGCTACGGGCGCCTCGTGGAGACGTGCGTGGCGTGTCACTCGACGTATCTCAACCACCGATGA
- a CDS encoding c-type cytochrome: MRNRMPLVLPLSHTVLLSMAVALAGCSEKKEAETSASGNTATAQAPRPPEELFASLKCRGCHGEGAMFAPALVNARSKPDETVAMWILDAQKVRPGTGMPSYADLMSTQEALSLARWIKAGNPAASAATP; encoded by the coding sequence ATGCGCAATCGCATGCCCCTCGTCCTTCCGCTGTCCCACACGGTGCTCTTGTCGATGGCCGTGGCCCTCGCGGGTTGCTCGGAGAAGAAGGAGGCGGAGACCTCCGCGTCCGGAAACACCGCCACCGCCCAGGCGCCGCGGCCTCCGGAGGAACTCTTCGCCAGCTTGAAATGCCGCGGCTGCCACGGCGAGGGCGCCATGTTCGCCCCCGCTCTCGTCAACGCGCGGAGCAAGCCCGACGAGACGGTCGCCATGTGGATCCTCGACGCCCAGAAGGTCCGGCCCGGAACGGGCATGCCCAGCTACGCGGACCTCATGTCCACCCAGGAGGCCCTCTCGCTGGCGCGCTGGATCAAGGCGGGCAACCCCGCGGCCTCGGCGGCGACTCCCTGA